In Actinoplanes octamycinicus, the genomic window GCGAAGACCTGGCCCGCCGATGAGTGATCAGCTCGACCGGATCGAGACCGCCTCCGTCGACGAGCTGCGGGACCTGCAGCTGCAGCGGTTGCGCTGGTCGCTGCGGCACGCCTACGACAACGTGCCGTTCTACCGGCAGAAGTTCGACGCGGCCGGCGTGCACCCGGACGACTGCCGGTCGCTCGCCGACCTCGCCCGGTTCCCGCACACCACCAAACAAGACCTTCGAGACAATTATCCGTACGGGATGTTCGCCGTCCCCCGCGAGCGCATCGCCCGCATCCACGCCTCCAGCGGCACCACCGGCCGGCCCACCGTGGTCGGCTACACCAAGGGTGACCTGGACACCTGGGCGGACGTGATGGCCCGCTCGATCCGGGCGGCCGGCGGGCGGCCGGGCCACCGGGTGCACGTGGCGTACGGATACGGGCTGTTCACCGGCGGCCTGGGCGCGCACTACGGCGCCGAGCGGCTGGGCTGCTCGGTCATCCCGGTCTCCGGCGGCATGACCGAGCGGCAGGTCCGGCTGATCGTCGACTTCGAGCCGGACATCATCATGGTCACCCCGTCCTACATGCTGACCATCCTGGACGAGTTCGAACGCCAGGGCCTCGATCCGAAGGGCACCAGCCTCAAGGTCGGCGTCTTCGGCGCCGAGCCGTGGACCGAGGACATGCGCCGGGAGGTGGAGGACCGGCTGGGCATGGACGCGGTCGACATCTACGGCCTGTCCGAGGTGATCGGCCCGGGCGTCAGCCAGGAGTGCGTGGAGACCAAGGACGGCCTGCACATCTGGGAGGACCATTTCTACCCGGAGGTGATCGACCCGTCGTTCGGCACCGTGCTGCCCGACGGCGAGCTGGGCGAGCTGGTGTTCACCTCGCTGACCAAGGAGGCGATGCCGATCATCCGGTACCGCACCCGCGACCTGACCCGGCTGCTGCCCGGCACCGCCCGCACGATGCGCCGGATGGCCCGGGTGACCGGCCGCAGCGACGACATGATGATCGTGCGCGGCGTCAACGTCTTCCCGACCCAGATCGAGGAGCTGATCCTGCGGGTGCCCGGCCTGGCCCCGCACTACCAGTGCGTGCTGGACCGGCCGGGCCGCCTCGACGAGCTGACCGTCCGGGTGGAGACCCGCGACGAGCACGTCGAGGGCCGCGACGGTCTCGCCGCCGCGCTGCGCGACCTGGTCAAGCACAACGTCGGCGTGTCGGTGCGGGTCGAGGTGGTGCCCCCGGCCGGCCTGGAGCGCTCGATCGGCAAGGCCCGCCGCATCGTCGACAACCGCCCGCGAGGGGAGCCCCAAGGCGTCGACTAGCGTCCACGCCTGCTGACGCCGCGGCAGGCCGCGCAGACCGGTGTCTCCGCTGATCGGCGTGCGCACCCTGACCGCCTGGTGGTGCGCCGGGTGTCGGCGCCGCCGGTCTGTCCCGCTTCACCACCCGCCGCTGAAGGGGTCGCCGGGGCCGCGGTCAGGCGGGCGGATCGTCGCGGAAGAGGTGCGCCTTGACGTCCCGGCCGCCCCAGCGGGTCGCGACCAGCCCGGGCCGGGGCCGGACCGGCGCGGGCCCCCAGGCGTGCTCCCTGGTGTCCGGCGCCGGCTCGTCCCAGTCGGCGACCAGCGCGAACGGATTCGCGGCGCGGTCCGGCTCGGTACAGGTCTCCCGGACGACCAGGGACGGGTCGAAGCGGCTCTCCTGCGCGACTCCGCAGTCGTCGGTCCGGTAGCCCACCAGGGCGCCGCACCCGTCGCAGGCCATGCATGGGCTCCACCCGGCCAGCGACCAGCAGCCGATCTCCACCAGTTCCGGGACGATGCGGGTCCCGCGCACGTCGCCGGGGGACAGCACGTAGGTGCCGGCGATCCGATCCCGGCCGTACGCGGCCGCGTCGATCGCGTAGCCGCCCGGCTCGAGCCGTGGCGGGTTCACCCGGAAATGGTCCAGCCGGGACGGG contains:
- the paaK gene encoding phenylacetate--CoA ligase PaaK; translated protein: MSDQLDRIETASVDELRDLQLQRLRWSLRHAYDNVPFYRQKFDAAGVHPDDCRSLADLARFPHTTKQDLRDNYPYGMFAVPRERIARIHASSGTTGRPTVVGYTKGDLDTWADVMARSIRAAGGRPGHRVHVAYGYGLFTGGLGAHYGAERLGCSVIPVSGGMTERQVRLIVDFEPDIIMVTPSYMLTILDEFERQGLDPKGTSLKVGVFGAEPWTEDMRREVEDRLGMDAVDIYGLSEVIGPGVSQECVETKDGLHIWEDHFYPEVIDPSFGTVLPDGELGELVFTSLTKEAMPIIRYRTRDLTRLLPGTARTMRRMARVTGRSDDMMIVRGVNVFPTQIEELILRVPGLAPHYQCVLDRPGRLDELTVRVETRDEHVEGRDGLAAALRDLVKHNVGVSVRVEVVPPAGLERSIGKARRIVDNRPRGEPQGVD